GGGAAGATCCTTACCAGTTTTTACGTGCTTACACAAATGGTTTGCAAGAGTACATTGAAGCTATTTCGTTTTATGAGTATTTACTTAATAAACATATTCTCACATTGGAAGCAGCTCAACTGAAACTTAAATTCAAAGTCAACAATCTAACTGAAGTAAGTATCCAACAAAACTGTTTAttgcaaattgccaaggatagcCATAAGCAGGAGGAAGAGTGAAATTGCATTCCATAAGTGAGTTCATTCACTCTCCTTAAAGGTGGCAACCCTGTTCATAAGAAaaacatatacacacgatgCTCTACATCAATGATTGGAGAGGATTTGTGTTTTGTCCTGATAAAAAATCCTGGCATATAACAGGATTAGAATCCAGCACCCTGGGATTGGTAGTCGAGCATTTCAACCACCAAGCTACATTTTCAAtccaatagtaaattattattgtcatctggttttatattaaatatctgTATACAATTCTTTACATGTGTGCGACGTTTCGACTTGTCAGAAGATTTGTTGACAACAAGTCTAAACATCATACGTATCTTATTACTATAGTGGTTTACCGTAACGAAATGTATACAGATGTTTTAATTGCATAACTTTCTTTAGGCTGAGTTGGATAAGGAGAGCAGTGGATTGTTAccagaaacaaataaatcagAAGAAATTCAGTTACATCTTCCTCCATTAGAGTATGTGCTTGGCCTTGCAGATCTAACAGGAGAACTTATGAGATGTTGTATAAATAGTATCGGTCATGAAGATATGGATAAACCATTTGAACTTTTGACCTTCATGCGCAATCTCTATGAGGGTTTTTCGTTATGTTCACGTTCTGCTTCACGGGACTTAAGACAAAAGATGGACACAATGAGACAGAGTTTAGTAAAGGTAGAGAATACATGTTATACATTACAAGTACGAGGTTCTGAGATACCTAAGCATATGCTGCTAGATGCTATTAAAGTTGAACCTCAGACTGCGTAATCTCTGAGGGTTTTTCGTTATGTTCACAATCTGCTTCACAGGACTTAAGACAGAAAATGGACACAATGAGGCAGAGTATAGTAAAGGTAGAGAATACCTGCTGTTATGCAGTACAATATGATATACCCAAGCATAGTTGTTAGATGCTATTGAAGTTGAACTATCTTATTGGATGGATTGGCTTGTTAAATCAAAGTGAAAGTACTGTAGTATTTTGTGAAGAAAGAAATAATGCttttatacaatttaacatGTGAAGATTTGTTTACACTTGTTCCACTTGGATGGCTTAAGCATGGACTTATAAAATACTTAATAGAATAGGTCCATATCTGAAGCTTTGATGTGGGTGGCACTAAGTGTGAAAGCTAAATTAGCAATACCTCCTACTGTAAGAGTGTCAACAGTGTTTGTTTCAACATGGATCTAAAGGTCCGTGGTTTGAAAAAAAACCCCTTAAAGTCTTGAGGTAAACTCTGATTTCAGCTTGTATATGATTGTTCATGTTAACATATTTTCAATACACAAATTAAAGTGACAAACCTGTAATCATTTTTCTAAAATCTATTGTTTTATTGCCGACAGGTAACCTGTAACAGAAATCTAGTTATAGAAACTAACATTTGCGGATTGAGAAATACTATGCTTTGTTACATAATGaaagtattataaaaataatttcattatttcaaAACACAAGATCATGTATTATGTAATTCTCACAGAAGCAGTCACAAAATTACACCTAAAATAGTAATGGCATTCTGTAATTACTGTCGATGTTAAAACAGTAAATAGTACAACGGTCAATTAGTGATGATATTTATTCACTATTAggtttattttctaaattattaaGCAACCCGAAGGCACCACCTAACTGTAACATGGGGACATTCAAGGAGGTTTGTTATAAATAGTTGTGTTTAAACATAATCAATAGAAAGTAttgactatgtttaaatacaaatatttaaatatcatttaagAACATTCGTGAATGGTAAGATTGTGATTATTATTGCACACTCACGACACTTCAATCAAATATAAATTGCTTTCAAACAAGAttatacactttttttttacgCATCGGGTAGATGTACGTACATAATTTTATACGCGTAGGGTAGATTCGCTAATTTGGCGTACGTGGTACTGtgattttgtataaattaaccAGGTATCAAACAGTGACAGTTATGTAACACACCCAGTATTCTATGTCGTATCATGGTATGTATTATtcacaaatttaatatttaaacataatacctgtatacattttttgttggtGCAAGAGAAATCATTGATACCGTACATTATATAGACAAAGTTTAACCATTATTTCAATATCAgattcataatattaataacaacacAAAATCTAATCAGATTTGTATAATCTTCTGTTTTTCGTCTCCATTTAAGAGGAAGAGGGGATAAGAGAATCGATTGATTCTCCCTTTTCCAATGCCTTTTCCATGTTGATAATGGTTTGTACACCATCAATAACGCACTGGACTTGTTGTACCTCTGAGCTTCCAAGACGGTCCAAGTTCGATATGTCGTAAACGCCTCCAACAGATTCTGTGAACTCTCCGCCTAagcaaagaaaaacaaaaatagtgaAATGTACCGGGTGACATACAATTTCTTGATTTttactttctttctttcttgcTGTCATTTCCTAAGCTTGGTTCTTGTGGACGCAACAAGAGGATGGACGTGGAAAACAAAGTACTTTTGACCAATCGCCGCAAGCTGGATCATCCCAActatcgtttgtgattggtcaactcacttgcgttgggcttacgtccttgtgctgcgtcctagttggaaccaagcttgaCACCTTACCGCAAACGATGTATTATCTATAATTAGAAAAAAACTTAAAACTCACTTGTTCCACGTTTCTGCAACCTCATAGCTGTACAGATGGATTCAAAGCGACTGTCCTTAGCTAGGTATGGTACTTTAACATGTACACTGCAGCGTACTCCAGTACCAAGGTTAGATGGGCACGTCAAAATAAAACCTAAATGCTCGTTCCACATAAAACCTGTTCCCTTAGATTTGATGTGCTTCTCTACCTGGTAATAGAAATAATAAGCGTATGTTATAAGTggtacaatatttatattgtatgatCGTTATTTGCATGCATTACGACGAGAGAAATTAGTCGTATTTTGTATGTGCGCGTCCTCCTGATTGAACGTCTAACGTTAATTCTCAGCCTAATGCAGTATTTGAATATAAGGTGATATTCTGTTTAGGCTACCGTACGCCTAAACGTCGACATCCTTATAACATGGTGTTATCTTACCTCGGTTAATCCAGTACAGAAACGAGTGAAAACTCTCTTCATGTTGCCTCCCATCTCCATGGAGATGATTCGCGTGTGATCTTCTTCATTAATCCAAACAAGAAAGTTCTTTACGTCATTATGCCTGAAAGGAGATACGCTACTAATTAAGCTAGAAATACATCGTCGCTCTTTTTAAGAGCTCTTTGTGCATCTTAAAACGTACTTGTTCCCACTATTGCAACGCAAATgcaaggacgcaacgcaatgcaaggacgtacgtagacgcaacgcaagcaagttgaccaatggcaaACGACAGTTCAGACAAAATAACTTATAACTTACAGTGATTGTTCAAatcgttgcgcttacgtcattgcgtttcgtcttatagtgggaaccaaactcaAATCGTTAAcgataccaaagatagtgtagtactactacactatctttgacGATACTTAATAACTTACACGCATCTATTAAGTTGTTAAGTTTGTAcatgtaaaatttattttaaaacgtatTCCTAAAAC
The window above is part of the Antedon mediterranea chromosome 10, ecAntMedi1.1, whole genome shotgun sequence genome. Proteins encoded here:
- the LOC140059796 gene encoding translin-associated protein X-like, translating into MAASMVVDRREGKKAKHTKESVGHKRKSDDDFYTKSATTSDEDDNSVIVAAFRSYQQELDRKHDKHERLVKLSRDVTIQSKRLIFLLHRISSDNTRETILVEADTKMNEISVNLKNIAIELEGEDPYQFLRAYTNGLQEYIEAISFYEYLLNKHILTLEAAQLKLKFKVNNLTEAELDKESSGLLPETNKSEEIQLHLPPLEYVLGLADLTGELMRCCINSIGHEDMDKPFELLTFMRNLYEGFSLCSRSASRDLRQKMDTMRQSLVKVENTCYTLQVRGSEIPKHMLLDAIKVEPQTA